The Microbacterium sp. SORGH_AS_0862 genome has a segment encoding these proteins:
- the rpsL gene encoding 30S ribosomal protein S12, producing MPTIQQLVRKGRTPKVTKTKAPALKSNPQQAGVCTRVYTTTPKKPNSAMRKVARVKLRNGTEVTAYIPGEGHNLQEHSLVLVRGGRVKDLPGVRYKIVRGALDTQAVKNRKQARSRYGAKKG from the coding sequence GTGCCAACTATTCAGCAGTTGGTTCGCAAGGGGCGCACGCCGAAGGTCACCAAGACCAAGGCTCCCGCGCTGAAGTCGAACCCGCAGCAGGCCGGTGTCTGCACCCGCGTGTACACCACCACCCCGAAGAAGCCGAACTCGGCGATGCGCAAGGTCGCTCGTGTGAAGCTCCGCAACGGTACCGAGGTCACCGCCTACATCCCCGGTGAGGGCCACAACCTGCAGGAGCACTCGCTCGTGCTGGTGCGCGGTGGTCGTGTGAAGGACCTCCCCGGCGTGCGTTACAAGATCGTTCGCGGCGCCCTGGACACCCAGGCCGTCAAGAACCGCAAGCAGGCCCGTAGCCGCTACGGCGCGAAGAAGGGTTGA
- the rpsG gene encoding 30S ribosomal protein S7 — translation MPRKGPAPKRPVVNDPVYGAPIVSQLVNKILVDGKKSLAESIVYTALRGVEAKNGQDAVATLKKALDNVRPTLEVKSRRVGGSTYQVPVEVKPHRANTLALRWLVSYAKGRREKTMTERLQNEILDASNGLGAAVKRREDTHKMAESNRAFAHYRW, via the coding sequence ATGCCTCGTAAGGGTCCCGCCCCGAAGCGTCCGGTCGTCAACGACCCGGTCTACGGCGCACCGATCGTCAGCCAGCTCGTCAACAAGATCCTCGTCGACGGCAAGAAGTCGCTCGCCGAGTCGATCGTCTACACGGCGCTCCGCGGCGTCGAGGCCAAGAACGGCCAGGACGCGGTCGCGACGCTGAAGAAGGCGCTCGACAACGTCCGTCCCACCCTCGAGGTCAAGAGCCGCCGCGTCGGTGGTTCGACCTACCAGGTGCCGGTCGAGGTCAAGCCGCACCGCGCCAACACCCTGGCGCTGCGCTGGCTCGTCAGCTACGCGAAGGGTCGTCGTGAGAAGACGATGACCGAGCGTCTGCAGAACGAGATCCTCGACGCCTCGAACGGCCTCGGTGCCGCGGTCAAGCGCCGCGAAGACACCCACAAGATGGCCGAGTCGAACCGCGCCTTCGCGCACTACCGCTGGTAA
- the tuf gene encoding elongation factor Tu, with amino-acid sequence MAKAKFERTKPHVNIGTIGHVDHGKTTLTAAISKVLADKFPSATNVQRDFASIDSAPEERQRGITINISHVEYETPKRHYAHVDAPGHADYIKNMITGAAQMDGAILVVAATDGPMAQTREHVLLAKQVGVPYLLVALNKSDMVDDEEILELVELEVRELLSSQDFDGDNAPVVRVSGLKALEGDEKWVNSIVELMEAVDESIPDPVRDKDKPFLMPIEDVFTITGRGTVVTGRAERGTLAINSEVEIVGIRPTQKTIVTGIEMFHKQLDEAWAGENCGLLLRGTKRDDVERGQVVVKPGSVTPHTNFEGTAYILSKEEGGRHNPFFTNYRPQFYFRTTDVTGVITLPEGTEMVMPGDTTEMSVELIQPIAMEEGLGFAIREGGRTVGAGTVTKILK; translated from the coding sequence GTGGCTAAGGCCAAGTTCGAGCGGACCAAGCCGCACGTGAACATCGGAACGATCGGTCACGTCGACCACGGCAAGACCACGCTCACCGCCGCGATCTCGAAGGTGCTCGCCGACAAGTTCCCGTCGGCCACCAACGTGCAGCGCGACTTCGCGTCGATCGACTCCGCTCCCGAAGAGCGCCAGCGCGGCATCACGATCAACATCTCGCACGTCGAGTACGAGACGCCCAAGCGTCACTACGCTCACGTCGACGCTCCCGGTCACGCTGACTACATCAAGAACATGATCACCGGTGCCGCTCAGATGGACGGCGCGATCCTCGTGGTCGCCGCCACCGACGGCCCGATGGCTCAGACCCGCGAGCACGTGCTGCTGGCCAAGCAGGTCGGCGTGCCGTACCTGCTCGTCGCCCTGAACAAGAGCGACATGGTCGACGACGAGGAGATCCTGGAGCTCGTCGAGCTCGAGGTTCGCGAGCTGCTGTCGTCGCAGGACTTCGATGGCGACAACGCCCCCGTCGTCCGCGTCTCGGGCCTGAAGGCTCTCGAGGGTGACGAGAAGTGGGTCAACTCGATCGTCGAGCTCATGGAAGCCGTCGACGAGTCCATCCCGGACCCGGTGCGCGACAAGGACAAGCCGTTCCTGATGCCCATCGAGGACGTCTTCACGATCACCGGTCGTGGCACCGTCGTCACGGGCCGCGCCGAGCGTGGCACCCTGGCCATCAACTCCGAGGTCGAGATCGTCGGCATCCGTCCGACGCAGAAGACGATCGTCACCGGTATCGAGATGTTCCACAAGCAGCTCGACGAGGCGTGGGCCGGCGAGAACTGTGGTCTGCTCCTTCGTGGCACCAAGCGTGACGACGTCGAGCGCGGCCAGGTCGTCGTCAAGCCCGGTTCGGTGACCCCGCACACCAACTTCGAGGGCACGGCGTACATCCTGTCCAAGGAGGAGGGCGGCCGTCACAACCCGTTCTTCACGAACTACCGTCCGCAGTTCTACTTCCGTACCACGGACGTGACCGGCGTCATCACGCTGCCCGAGGGCACCGAGATGGTCATGCCCGGGGACACCACGGAGATGTCGGTCGAGCTCATCCAGCCGATCGCCATGGAAGAGGGCCTCGGCTTCGCGATCCGTGAGGGTGGCCGCACCGTCGGCGCCGGCACGGTGACCAAGATCCTCAAGTAA
- a CDS encoding VanZ family protein, with amino-acid sequence MSMSAHETESLLEQWGRSDSAPRKPAPSRLRLGIALAGLLAYVGVVLAATLSPTPLDAGYDVAIERFLGVLHRNGIPEWFGYSKLEFSANVAMFVPLGFLLALALPRKAVWAVILMIPAFSGAIELFQATFLAARFASVLDVVANTAGGYLGAILAIILRAVVDARDRKLIARALWERGVR; translated from the coding sequence ATGTCGATGTCTGCGCATGAGACCGAGAGCCTGCTGGAGCAGTGGGGGAGAAGCGACTCCGCGCCCCGGAAGCCCGCTCCCAGCCGGCTGAGACTCGGTATCGCGCTGGCGGGCCTGCTCGCCTACGTCGGCGTCGTGCTCGCCGCCACACTATCGCCGACGCCCTTGGACGCGGGCTACGACGTCGCCATCGAGCGCTTCCTCGGAGTGCTGCATCGAAACGGAATCCCCGAGTGGTTCGGGTACAGCAAGCTGGAGTTCAGTGCGAACGTCGCGATGTTCGTCCCGCTCGGTTTCCTGCTCGCGCTCGCTCTGCCCCGCAAGGCGGTGTGGGCGGTCATCCTCATGATCCCGGCCTTCTCCGGGGCGATCGAGCTGTTCCAGGCCACATTCCTCGCGGCCCGCTTCGCTTCGGTGCTGGACGTCGTCGCAAACACCGCGGGGGGCTATCTGGGGGCGATCCTCGCGATCATACTCCGCGCGGTCGTCGACGCCCGCGACCGCAAGCTCATCGCCCGCGCCCTTTGGGAGCGTGGGGTGCGCTGA